From the Oceanobacillus kimchii X50 genome, the window GCACTCAAAAAATCTTATTAATTTCCAAAAAATAGCGGATTTATTACCCGAATCAATATCCCTTCGGTTTTCTGAAGCCTTGATGAAAGGACAACCAAGGTCTTTCTTAGAAACATTAAACAATCCTAATACGTACCATGAACTTGATAATATGTTGAAAACATTACAGAATCCTGTACTAAATCATTCACCGCAGTTAGGAAAAATACAGCAATTATTTTTACAACAAGTACAATGGATGAATCAACGTGCGGGGCTAAATTATGAGCACCAGTTAGCACATCAGCAAATAGATATAAATAATGTAAAGGCTCAATTGATACAACTTGTCCAGAGCTCTAGCGGTAGTTTAGCTGAAAAAGCACAACAACTTTTAAATCATATTCAAGGGATTCAAATTAATTCCATAACAGAATCTAACGGATTTTTACAGGCTTTTTTACAAATACCAGCTCAGAAATTAGGTTTAGCAAAAGATATAGATTTACAGTTTGAAAGTAAAAAAACAAAAGATGGAAAGATTGATCCGGAGTATTGTCGTGTTTTATTTTATTTAAGTTTGAATAATTTAAAAGATACAGTAATTGATATGCATGTTCAAAAGAGAAATGTAACAGTTACGATTTATAATGATTTCACCGATCTAGAAAATTTTGTAGGAGCGATGAAAGAAAATTTAAATCAAGGTTTGAAGCAAAATGATTATAGACTATCATCTGTACATATTAAAGCAATGGATAGTTTGAATGAAGGTGATAAAGAACATCGGGAAAAGCGATATCATCCATCATCATATCAAGGAGTTGATTTTAGAGTATGATAGAAAAACGACATAAGGCAGCAGCACTTCGTTATAATCAAGACAATAATATAGCACCAAAAGTTACTGCAACTGGGAAGGGATTAGTCGCTGATGAAATTATAAAGCGAGCAACAGAAAATAATGTTCCAGTTATGAAGGATGAATCTTTAGTAGAAATACTTGCAGAATTAAACATTAATGAATCTATTCCAGATGAGTTATACATGGCAGTTGCGGAAGTGTTTGCATTTGTTTACAAAGCAGATAAAGAATTTAAGAATACTGATTCATAAAGTTAATCTTGACTACATAGGGGACGGTTCGTTCTTCCTTTATCTAATGTTAGTTGAAATTATCAAACGTTATTCGCTAATTCTTGTTAAATTCTCATTTTTTTAATACAATGGTAATG encodes:
- a CDS encoding EscU/YscU/HrcU family type III secretion system export apparatus switch protein, yielding MIEKRHKAAALRYNQDNNIAPKVTATGKGLVADEIIKRATENNVPVMKDESLVEILAELNINESIPDELYMAVAEVFAFVYKADKEFKNTDS